Genomic segment of Polycladomyces abyssicola:
ATTGCCAGTCAGATATCCATTGAAGAAAAAAAACGTTTTGCTGACTTTTTGATTGATAATTCAGGAAATTTGGCGGAAACGGAAAGACAGGTTGATCAAATATGGAAATTGCTAAACTCAAAAAATGGTTACGACCGGCGCTAGTTGCCCTGCCTCGCAAGCGGACGATGCTGATCGCGTTTTTGACTGTGGCAGCAGTCTTATTGGTGGCACTTCCTTTGTTTGTACGTTGGATGTACCCATTGAAATATGAGGAGCAGATCTTTTACAGCTCTGAGGTTAACGGAGCCGATCCCTTCTTGGTGATGGCCATTATTCGGGTGGAGAGCAAATTTGACCCCAACAAGCGATCCGTCAAAGGAGCCGAAGGATTAATGCAGTTGATGCCCAGCACAGTGGATTGGGCCATTCAACACGGCAAATTTCCTAAAACGTTTCGTGAGAACGTGAAAGATCCCGCGATCAACATACATATCGGCACTTGGTGGATCGCCGGTTTGACTCGGGAATTCAAGGGTAATAAGGTGGCTGCAGTCGCCGCGTACAATGCAGGGC
This window contains:
- a CDS encoding lytic transglycosylase domain-containing protein, which translates into the protein MEIAKLKKWLRPALVALPRKRTMLIAFLTVAAVLLVALPLFVRWMYPLKYEEQIFYSSEVNGADPFLVMAIIRVESKFDPNKRSVKGAEGLMQLMPSTVDWAIQHGKFPKTFRENVKDPAINIHIGTWWIAGLTREFKGNKVAAVAAYNAGPGNVQKWLKQGRWDGTKAHVRQIPYGETRHYIQRVMFFYEKYKTIYGPLAPE